One Trichoderma asperellum chromosome 5, complete sequence genomic region harbors:
- a CDS encoding uncharacterized protein (MEROPS:MER0000549~BUSCO:EOG092D3JLV), which yields MFRNNYDNDSVTFSPQGRIFQIEYAGEAVKQGSVVVGIASKTHVGLFAVKRNAEELSSYQKKLFEIDEHTAIAIAGLTSDARVLSNFMKQQCLGHRLTYGRPMPIHTLVGQIGEKAQINTQVYGKRPYGVGLLVAGVDENGPHLFEFQPSGMTEEMVAFAIGARSQMARTYLERNIESFADCSKEELVKHGLRALKESLVQDKELTVENTSVGLVGLKEGPNGRPSVEPFKLYDGFETKEWIESVSESQGGEGEGEGEGEGETAAAGDGDGMEVDS from the exons ATGTTCAGAAACAATTACGACAACGATTCCGTCACCTT CTCGCCGCAAGGCCGAATCTTCCAGATCGAATATGCCGGCGAGGCCGTAAAGCAAGGATCAGTGGTCGTCGGAATTGCCAGCAAAACACACGTCGGCCTGTTCGCCGTCAAG CGAAACGCAGAGGAACTGTCGTCATACCAGAAGAAGCTTTTCGAGATTGACGAGCACACCGCCATTGCCATCGCCGGTCTCACATCAGATGCTCGCGTCCTGTCCAACTTTATGAAGCAACAATGCCTGGGCCACCGCCTCACCTACGGCCGCCCGATGCCCATACACACGCTGGTTGGCCAGATTGGTGAGAAGGCGCAGATCAACACCCAGGTCTACGGCAAGAGACCGTACGGCGTTGGGCTGCTGGTTGCTGGCGTTGACGAGAATGGCCCCCACCTGTTCGAGTTCCAGCCATCGGGTATGACGGAAGAGATGGTCGCATTTGCCATTGGAGCACGAAGCCAAATGGCCAGAACATATCTGGAGCGGAACATAGAGTCATTCGCCGATTGCTCAAAGGAGGAATTGGTCAAGCACGGATTAAGGGCGCTCAAGGAGAGTTTGGTACAGGACAAGGAGTTGACGGTCGAGAACACATCTGTGGGATTGGTGGGCCTGAAAGAGGGTCCCAACGGCCGACCGAGCGTTGAACCTTTCAAACTATATGACGGCTTCGAGACCAAGGAATGGATCGAGAGCGTTAGCGAaagccaaggaggagagggtGAGGGTGAGGGTGAGGGTGAGGGTGAGACTGCGGCCGcgggcgacggcgacggcatGGAGGTTGACAGCTAG